One stretch of Sylvia atricapilla isolate bSylAtr1 chromosome 4, bSylAtr1.pri, whole genome shotgun sequence DNA includes these proteins:
- the ZFYVE28 gene encoding lateral signaling target protein 2 homolog isoform X5: MMNRFRKWLYKPKRTDPQLLAQFYYADEELNQVAAELDSLDGRKDPQRCTLLVNQFRSCQDNVLNIINQIMDECIPHERANRDFCVKFPEEIRHDNLAGQLWFGAECLAAGSIIMNREIESMAMRPLAKDLTRSLEEVRNIIRDQALRDLNLYTEKMKDSLKHFDVLFAEFELSYVSAMVPVKSPKEYYVQQEVIVLFCETVERALRLGYLTQDMIDDYEPALMFTIPRLAIVCGLVVYSEGPLNLDHKPEDMSELFRPFHTLLRKIRDLLQTLTEDELHTLERNLCISQDVDFPVRADPEVPSVIAPGITATLPPKELSAKAENTEAELACSMQYDEQELEQLNRMVHRVGDEMSSLLSPPSICQSPAHRPSLRNSSSTEASPTRHHLDNLTDEEDRVFFMDDLDGAGEALAGLDSVHR, from the exons AGAACAGACCCACAGCTCCTTGCTCAATTCTACTATGCTGATGAGGAACTGAATCAAGTAGCAGCTGAACTGGACAGTTTGGATGGAAGGAAAGACCCACAGAGATGTACACTGCTGGTCAACCAGTTTCGCTCCTGTCAG GATAATGTTCTGAACATCATAAACCAAATCATGGATGAATGCATTCCACATGAACGGGCCAACCGAGACTTTTGTGTTAAGTTTCCAGAGGAAATACGCCATGACAACCTTGCAGGACAGCTTTGGTTTGGAGCAGAG TGTTTGGCTGCTGGTTCAATTATTATGAATCGAGAAATTGAGAGTATGGCTATGAGGCCCTTGGCCAAGGATCTGACCCGAAGCCTAGAGGAAGTCAGAAATATCATTCGTGACCAGGCCTTAAGGGATTTGAACCTctacacagaaaaaatgaaagattccCTCAAGCATTTTGATGTTCTTTTTGCTGAGTTCGAATTAAG TTATGTGTCAGCCATGGTACCTGTGAAGTCTCCAAAAGAATACTATGTACAGCAAGAGGTTATCGTACTGTTCTGTGAAACTGTGGAGAG AGCCTTAAGGCTTGGATACCTCACTCAAGATATGATAGATGACTATGAGCCAGCTTTAATGTTTACAATTCCAAGATTAGCCATTGTATG TGGCCTTGTTGTCTACTCCGAGGGACCATTAAACTTGGATCATAAACCAGAAGATATGTCTGAACTCTTCAGACCTTTTCACACTTTGCTAAGAAAAATAAG gGATCTCCTTCAGACACTGACCGAGGATGAACTGCACACACTGGAACGTAACCTGTGCATCTCTCAAGATGTAGATTTTCCTGTCAGAGCAGATCCTGAAGTACCCTCTGTCATTGCACCAGGCATAACTGCGACTTTGCCTCCTAAGGAACTTTCAGCAAAAGCTGAGAACACAGAGGCTGAGCTGGCTTGTTCCATGCAGTATgatgagcaggagctggagcagctgaacaGGATGGTACACAGAGTTGGCGATGAAATGTCTTCTCTGCTTTCCCCTCCAAGCATCTGTCAGTCTCCAGCTCACAGACCTAGCCTAAGAAATAGTTCTAGCACAGAAGCTTCACCAACAAGACACCATCTTGACAACTTAACTGATGAAGAGGACAGAGTGTTTTTTATGGATGACTTagatggagcaggagaagctctggctgGGTTGGATTCA GTTCACAGGTAG
- the ZFYVE28 gene encoding lateral signaling target protein 2 homolog isoform X6 encodes MMNRFRKWLYKPKRTDPQLLAQFYYADEELNQVAAELDSLDGRKDPQRCTLLVNQFRSCQDNVLNIINQIMDECIPHERANRDFCVKFPEEIRHDNLAGQLWFGAECLAAGSIIMNREIESMAMRPLAKDLTRSLEEVRNIIRDQALRDLNLYTEKMKDSLKHFDVLFAEFELSYVSAMVPVKSPKEYYVQQEVIVLFCETVERALRLGYLTQDMIDDYEPALMFTIPRLAIVCGLVVYSEGPLNLDHKPEDMSELFRPFHTLLRKIRMNHFILLSIMLQGWLSLEVWALAQV; translated from the exons AGAACAGACCCACAGCTCCTTGCTCAATTCTACTATGCTGATGAGGAACTGAATCAAGTAGCAGCTGAACTGGACAGTTTGGATGGAAGGAAAGACCCACAGAGATGTACACTGCTGGTCAACCAGTTTCGCTCCTGTCAG GATAATGTTCTGAACATCATAAACCAAATCATGGATGAATGCATTCCACATGAACGGGCCAACCGAGACTTTTGTGTTAAGTTTCCAGAGGAAATACGCCATGACAACCTTGCAGGACAGCTTTGGTTTGGAGCAGAG TGTTTGGCTGCTGGTTCAATTATTATGAATCGAGAAATTGAGAGTATGGCTATGAGGCCCTTGGCCAAGGATCTGACCCGAAGCCTAGAGGAAGTCAGAAATATCATTCGTGACCAGGCCTTAAGGGATTTGAACCTctacacagaaaaaatgaaagattccCTCAAGCATTTTGATGTTCTTTTTGCTGAGTTCGAATTAAG TTATGTGTCAGCCATGGTACCTGTGAAGTCTCCAAAAGAATACTATGTACAGCAAGAGGTTATCGTACTGTTCTGTGAAACTGTGGAGAG AGCCTTAAGGCTTGGATACCTCACTCAAGATATGATAGATGACTATGAGCCAGCTTTAATGTTTACAATTCCAAGATTAGCCATTGTATG TGGCCTTGTTGTCTACTCCGAGGGACCATTAAACTTGGATCATAAACCAGAAGATATGTCTGAACTCTTCAGACCTTTTCACACTTTGCTAAGAAAAATAAG GATGAATCACTTTATACTTCTTTCCATAATGCTTCAGGGTTGGTTATCATTGGAGGTGTGGGCTTTGGCTCAAGTataa